In Nanohaloarchaea archaeon SW_7_43_1, a single window of DNA contains:
- a CDS encoding deoxyribonuclease, with protein MDDLGSKGDGIARIDGFVIFVPGGEVGESYDVEVTSVGRKFAFAEIQE; from the coding sequence ATTGATGATCTAGGCAGCAAAGGCGATGGAATCGCAAGGATCGACGGCTTCGTGATCTTTGTTCCCGGTGGAGAAGTCGGCGAATCCTACGATGTTGAAGTGACGAGCGTAGGTCGAAAATTCGCTTTCGCAGAGATTCAGGAATAA